A single region of the Bacteroides intestinalis DSM 17393 genome encodes:
- the tsf gene encoding translation elongation factor Ts has product MAVTMADITKLRKMTGAGMMDCKNALTEAEGDFDKAMEIIRKKGQAVAAKRSDREASEGCVLAKTTGNFAVIIALKCETDFVAQNADFIKLTQDILDLAVANNCKTLDEVKALPMGNGTVQDAVTDRSGITGEKMELDGYLTVEGASTVVYNHMNRNGLCTIAAFNKEVNEQLAKEVAMQIAAMNPLAIDEDGVSEDVKQKEIEVAIEKTKAEQVQKAVEAALKKANINPAHVDSEDHMESNMAKGWITAEDVAKAKEIIATVSAEKAAHLPEQMIQNIAKGRLAKFLKEVCLLNQENIMDSKKTVREVLAAADPELKIVDFKRFTLKAE; this is encoded by the coding sequence ATGGCTGTAACAATGGCTGATATTACCAAACTCCGTAAAATGACCGGAGCAGGTATGATGGACTGCAAGAATGCGTTGACGGAAGCCGAAGGCGATTTCGACAAGGCAATGGAAATAATCCGTAAGAAGGGACAGGCTGTTGCCGCTAAGCGTTCAGACCGTGAAGCTTCTGAAGGTTGTGTTCTGGCTAAGACTACCGGTAACTTTGCCGTTATCATTGCTTTGAAGTGTGAAACTGACTTCGTGGCTCAGAATGCTGATTTTATAAAATTGACTCAAGATATTCTGGATCTTGCTGTAGCTAACAACTGCAAGACTTTGGATGAGGTAAAAGCATTGCCGATGGGTAACGGTACTGTACAGGATGCAGTGACTGACCGTAGCGGTATTACAGGTGAGAAGATGGAGCTTGACGGCTATCTGACTGTAGAGGGTGCAAGCACTGTCGTTTACAATCACATGAATAGAAACGGTCTTTGCACGATCGCTGCTTTCAACAAAGAAGTTAACGAACAGTTGGCTAAGGAAGTGGCTATGCAGATTGCAGCTATGAATCCTCTTGCAATTGATGAGGACGGCGTTTCTGAAGATGTGAAGCAGAAAGAGATTGAAGTTGCTATCGAAAAGACAAAAGCAGAACAGGTACAGAAAGCTGTTGAGGCTGCTTTGAAGAAAGCAAATATCAATCCGGCTCACGTGGACAGCGAAGACCACATGGAAAGCAACATGGCTAAAGGTTGGATTACAGCTGAAGATGTAGCAAAAGCAAAAGAAATCATTGCTACTGTTTCTGCTGAAAAGGCTGCACACCTGCCTGAACAAATGATCCAGAACATCGCTAAAGGTCGTCTGGCTAAGTTCTTGAAAGAAGTTTGCTTGCTGAACCAGGAAAATATTATGGATTCTAAGAAGACTGTAAGAGAAGTGTTGGCAGCAGCTGACCCTGAATTGAAGATTGTAGATTTCAAGCGTTTCACTTTGAAAGCTGAATAA
- a CDS encoding translation initiation factor translates to MKNNDWKERLNVVYSTNPDYSYEMEDDGKQVTPEASQQKLRVQLDRKNRGGKVVTLVTGFVGTENDLKELGKLLKSKCGVGGSAKDGEIIVQGDFKQKVLELLKKEGYTQTKPVG, encoded by the coding sequence ATGAAGAATAATGATTGGAAAGAACGGTTGAATGTGGTTTATTCTACCAATCCGGACTATAGTTATGAAATGGAAGATGATGGGAAACAAGTTACCCCGGAAGCTTCTCAACAGAAATTGCGTGTTCAGTTGGATCGCAAGAATAGAGGAGGAAAAGTAGTCACACTTGTCACGGGTTTCGTAGGTACGGAGAATGACCTGAAGGAGTTAGGTAAATTGCTGAAGTCTAAATGTGGCGTAGGCGGAAGTGCCAAAGACGGAGAAATCATCGTACAAGGAGATTTCAAGCAGAAAGTGCTGGAACTACTTAAAAAGGAGGGATATACGCAGACTAAGCCGGTCGGATAA
- a CDS encoding DUF5686 family protein: MKRIIWLFLLSLVTLLSFSQSFKGTVTDTDGKPVPYAALYLREMKSGLTTDEHGRFQTKLSAGQYTCEVSSLGFISQTFTFQMLNRDYEKDIVLAERTYSLPEVSITKGNEDPAYAVMRKAIARAPYYRTQIKSYTAGTYLKGTGKGIAIPAVLKLSKEVRKDAKEWLGKLFVLEQQQIVNFTAPNIWNNKVLANKNSFPEEIQVDMGITTINLYTPELFGKVSPLNKSAFSYYRFRLDACFVEEGQMINKIRVIPKKDDSRLLEGDLFIVEDLWCISAADVNVRGTGLKAKIKITCKEVQSSVFLPVSITTSSTIDIMGFKAEASYLAAIHYREVKTDIQPETNTDKMAKTVTATAVAQPKKHKFERPARIGRKDTQVDSLADKRDSLYWTTIRSVPLRLEEVQSYQYKEEKIALKDLSPGEKSEKKTAFGQVLNTIMWGKTFRTSNKNAWLTLPGLSAYIPEYNFVDGFWLGVKLKTGVKLSESSTLRFVPSFYYTTARKNWIGQGELTLDYAPRNRGYLSLSGGLLSADYNSENGESRLINSMSSSLFGHNHLKLYENTFFTVDHAIEPANGLLFSSSFSWQRRKMLDNHIRKSWFKRDAEPNIPENTAFRPMQENDILKASFELEYTPAHYYHMSQGKKVYEASRYPTFALKYDRAFPMSGSRYLTSYHLMQFSAKQKIEFGMFNRLYWSVNAGSFFDAKNLQFPDFKHFASTRILVTERSFDTGFSLLDNYALSTNTRWTQANVSWYTPYLLLKHLPFLSRKAFDEALHLRSIVIYGRRPYTEIGYSIGFSDRARIGVFAGFDCLKFHSVGVSLSLPLSLFGDK, translated from the coding sequence ATGAAAAGAATCATCTGGCTATTTCTATTGTCTTTGGTTACTCTACTATCTTTTTCGCAATCTTTCAAGGGTACTGTTACGGATACTGATGGGAAGCCGGTTCCTTATGCCGCCCTCTATCTAAGAGAAATGAAGTCAGGTTTAACTACCGATGAGCATGGGCGATTTCAAACGAAATTATCTGCCGGACAATATACCTGTGAGGTCTCTTCTTTAGGATTTATATCCCAGACCTTTACTTTCCAAATGCTGAATCGTGATTATGAGAAGGATATAGTGCTTGCCGAACGTACCTATAGCCTGCCGGAAGTAAGCATCACCAAGGGAAATGAAGATCCCGCCTATGCAGTGATGCGCAAAGCGATAGCGCGTGCTCCTTATTATCGTACTCAGATAAAAAGCTATACAGCCGGTACATATCTGAAAGGAACCGGTAAAGGGATCGCTATTCCCGCTGTCCTGAAACTATCCAAAGAGGTGCGGAAAGATGCAAAAGAATGGCTTGGAAAGCTGTTTGTCTTGGAGCAACAGCAGATCGTGAATTTTACTGCTCCCAATATCTGGAATAATAAGGTATTAGCCAATAAAAACTCTTTTCCTGAGGAAATACAGGTGGATATGGGAATAACTACGATTAATCTCTATACTCCTGAGCTTTTCGGCAAAGTCTCTCCTTTAAATAAAAGTGCCTTTTCATACTATCGTTTCAGACTTGACGCTTGCTTTGTGGAAGAAGGACAAATGATAAATAAGATCCGTGTGATTCCCAAGAAAGACGATAGCCGTTTGCTGGAAGGAGACCTGTTCATTGTAGAAGATTTGTGGTGCATTTCGGCTGCTGATGTCAATGTTCGTGGCACCGGGCTGAAAGCAAAGATTAAGATCACTTGCAAGGAGGTGCAGTCTTCTGTCTTTCTGCCAGTTTCTATTACTACCTCTTCTACCATCGACATAATGGGTTTCAAGGCAGAGGCTTCCTATCTGGCGGCAATACACTATAGAGAGGTAAAAACGGATATCCAGCCGGAGACCAATACGGATAAAATGGCAAAAACTGTAACTGCCACTGCAGTAGCGCAGCCAAAGAAACATAAATTTGAACGTCCGGCACGAATCGGGCGCAAAGATACTCAGGTTGATTCGCTTGCCGATAAGCGGGATTCTCTTTATTGGACCACTATCCGTAGCGTGCCGTTGCGATTGGAAGAGGTGCAGAGTTATCAATATAAAGAAGAAAAGATAGCTTTGAAAGATTTGTCACCCGGAGAAAAGTCCGAGAAGAAAACAGCTTTCGGTCAAGTACTGAATACCATTATGTGGGGAAAGACTTTCAGAACTTCCAATAAAAATGCCTGGCTGACTTTACCCGGTCTTTCCGCTTATATTCCCGAATATAATTTTGTGGATGGCTTCTGGTTAGGAGTAAAGCTAAAAACAGGAGTGAAGTTATCAGAATCTTCTACACTTCGTTTTGTACCTTCTTTCTATTATACCACAGCTCGCAAAAACTGGATTGGACAAGGAGAATTGACGCTGGATTATGCTCCACGGAACCGTGGCTATTTATCCCTTTCCGGAGGTCTTCTGTCTGCCGATTATAATTCGGAAAACGGAGAATCCCGTTTGATTAATAGTATGTCCAGCTCGTTGTTCGGCCATAACCATCTGAAGCTTTACGAGAATACTTTCTTCACAGTTGACCATGCGATAGAGCCGGCTAACGGATTACTTTTTTCTTCCTCATTTTCCTGGCAACGTAGGAAGATGCTGGATAACCATATCCGTAAAAGTTGGTTCAAGAGGGATGCCGAGCCGAATATTCCGGAAAACACTGCTTTCCGACCGATGCAGGAGAATGATATCCTGAAAGCTTCTTTTGAGTTGGAGTATACTCCGGCTCACTACTATCACATGTCGCAAGGCAAGAAAGTGTATGAAGCTTCCCGTTATCCTACATTTGCCCTAAAATATGACAGAGCTTTCCCTATGAGCGGAAGCCGTTATCTTACCTCGTACCACCTGATGCAATTCTCTGCTAAACAGAAAATTGAGTTCGGCATGTTCAATCGTCTGTATTGGTCAGTGAATGCTGGTTCATTCTTTGATGCAAAGAATCTCCAGTTCCCCGACTTCAAGCATTTTGCTTCTACCCGCATACTGGTTACGGAACGTTCTTTCGATACCGGGTTTAGTTTACTGGATAACTACGCTTTGTCCACTAATACCCGCTGGACACAGGCTAATGTCTCCTGGTATACTCCATATCTGCTTTTGAAACATCTTCCTTTTCTGTCAAGAAAAGCATTTGATGAAGCATTGCATCTTCGTTCCATTGTGATATATGGTCGGCGTCCCTATACGGAGATCGGATATTCGATCGGGTTTTCCGATAGGGCACGGATAGGAGTCTTTGCCGGTTTCGATTGCCTGAAGTTCCATTCGGTGGGAGTTTCTCTTAGTTTGCCGTTATCCCTCTTTGGTGATAAGTAA
- a CDS encoding redox-sensing transcriptional repressor Rex yields the protein MTTNQAIQYKDSMKVPEPTLRRLPWYLSNVKLLKQRGERYVSSTQISKEINIDASQIAKDLSYVNISGRTRVGYEVDTLIAVLEDFLGFTDMHKAFLFGVGSLGGALLRDSGLKHFGLEIVAAFDVNPELVGTTLNGIPIFHSSEFEQKMREYDVNIGVLTVPIEIAQCITDTMIAGGIKAVWNFTPFRIRVPENIVVQNTSLYAHLAVMFNRLNFNEIE from the coding sequence ATGACCACGAACCAGGCAATTCAATATAAGGATAGCATGAAAGTGCCGGAGCCTACTTTGCGCAGGTTGCCGTGGTACTTGTCGAATGTTAAGCTGCTCAAGCAGCGGGGCGAACGGTACGTCTCTTCTACACAGATATCCAAAGAAATCAATATAGATGCTTCCCAGATAGCCAAGGATTTGTCGTATGTCAACATCTCCGGGCGTACGCGTGTGGGCTACGAAGTCGATACTCTGATAGCCGTATTGGAAGACTTCCTCGGATTTACCGATATGCATAAAGCATTTCTGTTTGGAGTAGGTAGCTTGGGTGGTGCATTGTTGCGCGACTCCGGTTTGAAGCACTTCGGGCTGGAAATTGTAGCGGCATTTGATGTGAACCCGGAATTGGTAGGCACTACATTGAACGGAATTCCGATCTTCCATTCCAGTGAATTCGAGCAGAAGATGCGCGAATATGATGTGAACATCGGTGTGCTGACTGTACCTATCGAGATAGCCCAATGCATTACGGACACCATGATAGCCGGTGGCATCAAAGCTGTATGGAACTTTACGCCGTTCCGTATCCGTGTGCCGGAAAATATCGTTGTTCAGAATACTTCTCTATATGCTCATTTGGCGGTGATGTTTAACCGCCTGAATTTTAACGAAATCGAATAA
- a CDS encoding fumarylacetoacetate hydrolase family protein yields the protein MKIIAVGMNYALHNKELGHTLVNKEPVIFMKPDSAILKDGKPFFIPDFSDEVHYETEVVVRICRLGKNIAPRFANRYYDAVTVGIDFTARDLQRKFREAGNPWELCKGFDNSAAIGTFVPLEQAGGDLQQLDFRLEIDGKEVQHGNTSDMLFKVDEIIAYVSRFMTLKIGDLLFTGTPAGVGPVQIGQHLQGYLGEDKLLDFYIR from the coding sequence ATGAAGATTATTGCTGTCGGAATGAACTATGCACTGCACAATAAAGAGCTGGGGCATACGTTAGTTAATAAAGAGCCGGTTATCTTCATGAAGCCCGACTCGGCTATATTGAAAGACGGAAAGCCTTTCTTTATTCCCGATTTTTCGGATGAGGTTCATTACGAAACTGAGGTGGTGGTACGTATCTGCCGTTTGGGAAAAAACATTGCGCCGCGCTTTGCCAACCGTTATTATGATGCAGTGACTGTAGGCATCGATTTTACGGCACGCGACTTACAACGTAAGTTCCGTGAAGCGGGTAATCCCTGGGAACTTTGCAAAGGGTTCGACAATTCGGCAGCTATCGGAACTTTTGTTCCTTTGGAGCAGGCTGGAGGCGATTTGCAGCAGCTTGATTTCCGTCTGGAAATAGACGGAAAGGAAGTGCAGCACGGCAATACCTCGGATATGCTTTTCAAAGTGGATGAGATTATTGCATACGTCAGCCGCTTTATGACGCTGAAAATAGGCGACCTGTTGTTTACGGGAACTCCCGCAGGCGTAGGCCCGGTACAGATAGGACAGCATTTACAAGGGTACCTCGGAGAAGATAAGTTGCTCGACTTTTATATTCGTTGA
- the porU gene encoding type IX secretion system sortase PorU produces the protein MFIKRCWLLCCFIALLLPVSAQEFITLNWQELSSAQTLPVVTRELPLGNAFRSFTYQVEIEFPEYQKLSRSEVAALEMRLDSLRQLPNEDVAFRKGLPASPQINTFTKISAHHGFLSISFVPVVFREGSYQRLNSFKLSVKSYPKTDGIGEGTATRGSGTTLTRASLKDCTTSLLASGRWTKIGVRNTGVFKITNAELKKMGFSRPEKVRVFGYGGYLLSQRFNEHPAADLPEVPLLRLSDGVLFYGRGTVSWKLSSDNTYFVRERNFYSDEGYYFLTDREDIPEMEVEVLSSLKEPSANRLTTFNSYALHEKEVYSWASTGRQLYEDYDYATGNTKNYTLSLPGIVPEDSVWLTTVFAARSIGASTYYSVAVNGKVRGNATLASISSDNQYYTRATSASISTSWLGTESENTIVTVIHTRPSGTSGRLDYIALNYIRSLTLNAPYLTFRSLASINKETTFVLSGATASTVVWDVTDPANICRMEGSFVGGTYTFTIPAGKLREFVAITPEASGFDTVETVGNIANQNLHSLGATDMIIISPDRKDLMTQAERLAQAHREKDGLSVLVLAAPQIYNEFSSGTPDGTAYRRLMKMLYDRFPNKAESPKYLLFFGDCSYDNRMLTSSWKNYRPENFLLSYQSETSLEETSSYVTDDYFGFLDDGEGENLSDAMLDIGIGRFPVRTAAEAKATVDKTIAYMGNKHAGPWKHTVCYVGDDGDGRLHMSQSEILASYTERNYPSFLVERIYADAFRRESSATGETYPDATKRLLQLFDKGMLVVNYTGHGSTSAWAEENLLNMGDITQMTSPRLPLWITATCDFTRFDDIQTSAGEQAFLNAKGGAIALLTTSRVVYAAQNSTLNQAFLRHIFSRPEGKRLRLGDVMRLSKCDASLATDKNKLNFSLIGDPALTLAYPDYQIQVDEFAGVNVAEETNTYPQVKAGSKITVKGRILTPEGALAEDFTGTVHPTVLDSKEEVTTLDNRGEGAYTYTERSKTLFSGSDSVRQGRFEFTFPVPLDINYSDEEGLLSLYALDAVHSNEAGGAFDRFLVGGTDDDVSLADTLGPKITIYLNTPDFSSGGQTNTTPLFVAELEDADGINTVGNGIGHDLSLSIDGSAVSTYNLNDYYTPVAGDYTRGTVHFSVPELTEGKHILSFRAWDLLNSSSTKTLEFEVVRGLRPGLFSVTCTQSPARESTTFILSHNRPGSTLSVRMSVYDFAGREMWTHMEKGISEGQTYYVEWDLCSNGGQRLAPGVYLYRASIVSDGSRESTKSQKIIILSQ, from the coding sequence ATGTTTATCAAACGTTGCTGGCTGCTTTGTTGCTTTATTGCTCTTCTTCTTCCGGTTTCAGCGCAGGAATTCATTACGCTGAACTGGCAGGAATTGTCTTCTGCACAGACGCTTCCCGTAGTGACGCGCGAACTTCCATTAGGGAACGCTTTCCGTTCTTTTACTTATCAGGTAGAAATTGAATTCCCGGAATACCAGAAACTAAGCCGGAGTGAGGTGGCAGCATTAGAAATGCGACTCGACAGTTTGCGTCAGTTACCCAATGAAGACGTTGCTTTCCGGAAGGGCTTACCGGCATCTCCACAGATAAACACCTTCACTAAAATCTCCGCACATCATGGTTTTCTCTCCATAAGTTTTGTCCCTGTAGTTTTTCGTGAAGGAAGCTACCAACGGCTGAACTCGTTCAAGTTATCCGTGAAATCCTATCCAAAGACAGATGGAATAGGAGAGGGTACAGCCACTCGAGGCTCGGGAACAACTTTAACCAGAGCTTCTTTAAAAGATTGCACTACTTCGCTTCTCGCTTCAGGTCGTTGGACAAAGATAGGTGTCAGAAATACCGGAGTCTTTAAAATCACGAATGCCGAATTAAAGAAGATGGGATTCTCAAGACCCGAGAAAGTCCGCGTATTTGGTTATGGTGGGTATTTGTTATCCCAGCGTTTCAATGAACATCCGGCAGCAGATTTGCCCGAAGTCCCCTTGCTGCGTTTGTCAGACGGTGTATTGTTTTATGGTCGTGGCACTGTATCCTGGAAACTGAGCTCCGATAACACTTACTTTGTTCGCGAACGTAATTTCTATTCCGATGAAGGCTATTATTTCCTGACTGACCGGGAGGATATTCCGGAAATGGAAGTCGAAGTCCTTTCTTCTTTGAAAGAACCTTCTGCCAACAGGTTGACAACCTTTAATTCCTATGCTCTGCATGAGAAAGAAGTATATAGTTGGGCAAGTACCGGCAGACAACTATATGAAGATTATGATTATGCGACGGGTAACACCAAGAATTATACGTTGAGTTTGCCGGGTATCGTTCCGGAAGATTCTGTATGGCTGACCACAGTTTTTGCTGCCCGTTCCATTGGAGCATCTACCTATTATTCGGTTGCAGTGAATGGTAAGGTGAGAGGAAATGCTACACTGGCATCCATATCTTCCGACAATCAATATTACACTAGAGCTACTTCTGCCTCCATAAGTACTTCCTGGCTGGGTACAGAGTCGGAGAATACTATAGTGACCGTTATCCATACCCGCCCTTCCGGGACATCGGGGCGCCTGGATTATATTGCTTTGAACTATATCCGCTCGCTTACGCTGAATGCTCCTTACCTTACTTTCCGTTCTTTGGCCTCCATCAATAAAGAGACGACATTTGTACTTTCCGGTGCCACAGCTTCTACTGTTGTGTGGGATGTCACCGATCCCGCAAATATTTGCAGGATGGAAGGCAGCTTTGTAGGCGGCACATATACGTTTACCATTCCCGCAGGAAAATTGCGTGAGTTCGTAGCCATCACTCCGGAAGCTTCTGGCTTTGATACGGTAGAAACGGTAGGGAATATTGCAAATCAAAATCTGCACTCTCTGGGAGCTACGGATATGATTATCATTTCTCCCGACCGGAAAGACCTGATGACACAGGCGGAACGGCTGGCACAAGCACACCGTGAAAAAGATGGCCTATCTGTTCTTGTTCTTGCTGCTCCGCAAATCTACAATGAATTCTCTTCCGGTACACCGGATGGAACGGCTTACCGTCGTTTGATGAAGATGTTGTATGATCGTTTTCCGAATAAGGCTGAAAGTCCTAAATATTTGTTATTCTTCGGAGATTGCAGTTATGATAACCGTATGCTGACTTCCTCCTGGAAGAATTATCGGCCTGAAAACTTTTTGCTATCTTATCAATCGGAAACCTCTCTTGAGGAAACCTCTTCCTATGTAACGGACGATTATTTCGGCTTTCTCGATGATGGAGAAGGTGAAAATCTGTCAGATGCCATGCTGGATATAGGTATCGGACGTTTCCCGGTTCGCACGGCTGCTGAGGCAAAAGCTACTGTTGATAAGACCATCGCTTATATGGGAAATAAGCATGCAGGACCGTGGAAACACACCGTTTGCTATGTGGGCGATGACGGGGATGGCAGACTGCACATGTCCCAATCTGAAATCCTGGCAAGTTATACAGAACGGAATTATCCTTCCTTCCTTGTTGAAAGAATCTATGCCGATGCTTTCCGTCGCGAATCTTCTGCTACCGGAGAAACTTATCCCGATGCAACAAAACGCCTATTGCAATTATTCGACAAAGGCATGCTGGTAGTCAACTATACAGGGCACGGAAGTACTTCCGCCTGGGCAGAGGAGAATCTGCTGAACATGGGAGATATTACCCAAATGACATCCCCACGTCTTCCTCTATGGATAACAGCTACTTGTGACTTTACCCGTTTCGACGATATCCAGACTTCCGCCGGAGAGCAGGCATTCCTGAATGCCAAAGGCGGGGCTATTGCTTTGCTCACCACTTCCCGGGTGGTATATGCTGCGCAGAATTCTACTTTAAACCAGGCTTTCCTTCGTCATATCTTTTCCCGCCCTGAAGGTAAACGCCTGCGATTGGGAGATGTTATGCGGCTTTCAAAGTGCGATGCATCTTTGGCTACTGACAAGAATAAATTGAATTTCTCTCTGATCGGTGATCCTGCCTTGACCTTGGCATATCCTGATTATCAAATACAGGTGGATGAATTTGCCGGAGTGAATGTAGCAGAAGAAACAAACACCTATCCGCAGGTGAAAGCCGGTAGCAAGATTACTGTAAAAGGACGTATCCTGACTCCCGAAGGTGCTTTAGCAGAAGACTTTACCGGCACAGTGCATCCTACTGTACTGGATAGTAAGGAAGAAGTTACCACTCTTGATAATCGTGGTGAGGGTGCTTATACTTATACGGAGCGCAGTAAAACTCTTTTTTCAGGCAGTGATTCGGTTCGTCAGGGACGGTTTGAGTTTACTTTCCCTGTACCGTTGGACATCAATTATTCCGATGAAGAAGGCTTATTGAGTCTTTACGCTCTGGATGCTGTTCATTCGAATGAAGCGGGCGGAGCTTTCGACCGTTTCCTGGTAGGCGGTACGGATGATGATGTTTCTTTGGCAGATACGTTAGGCCCTAAGATAACCATTTATCTGAATACGCCGGACTTCAGTTCCGGTGGACAAACCAATACTACTCCCTTGTTTGTAGCCGAGTTAGAAGATGCGGATGGTATCAATACGGTTGGCAATGGTATCGGGCATGACCTTTCGCTTAGTATAGACGGCAGTGCGGTGTCGACTTACAATCTGAATGATTATTATACTCCGGTAGCGGGAGATTATACCCGGGGTACAGTGCATTTTTCAGTGCCCGAACTTACGGAGGGGAAACATATATTGTCATTCCGTGCTTGGGATTTACTGAATAGTTCTTCTACAAAGACTTTAGAGTTTGAGGTGGTTCGAGGGCTACGTCCCGGTCTCTTTTCAGTAACTTGCACACAGAGTCCTGCCCGTGAAAGTACTACATTTATTCTTTCTCACAATCGCCCCGGTTCCACACTTTCAGTCCGTATGTCCGTGTATGATTTTGCCGGGCGGGAAATGTGGACACATATGGAGAAAGGAATATCTGAAGGACAAACCTACTATGTAGAATGGGATTTGTGTAGTAACGGTGGGCAACGCCTGGCACCGGGTGTTTATCTATATCGTGCTTCTATTGTCTCTGATGGCAGTCGTGAAAGTACGAAATCACAGAAAATCATCATCCTGTCACAATAA
- the porV gene encoding type IX secretion system outer membrane channel protein PorV, whose protein sequence is MKKYILPLIIAFLSVHLLAQDKNQFNPVNTGVNSLGIAPDSRGGGMGDVGAATDPDVNSQFWNPAKYPFTISRAGVAVSYTPWLRKLVNDIDLAYLAGYYRIGDYQAVSGSLRYFSLGEVPVGYTGDENSPGYTIKPYEMAVDIAYSRMLSERFSAAVALRYIYSDLAYREDEEVSAGSAFAADIAFYYTNYVILAQRECMLSFGLNASNIGTKISYDSGNTSRFLPTNLRLGASLLFPIDDYNTIGVSFDANKYMVPTRPIRGEDESQEEYEERLDRDYNDISPIKGIFKSFSDAPGGFKEELQEIQWSLGLEYTYHEQFSIRGGYHWEHENKGNRKYFSFGAGFKMSVFSLDAAYLVSTAQSNPLDQTLRFTLGFDLDGIKDLFGRRRR, encoded by the coding sequence ATGAAGAAATACATCTTACCATTAATCATAGCTTTCTTGTCCGTACACCTTCTTGCTCAGGACAAGAATCAGTTTAACCCTGTTAATACCGGTGTTAACTCTCTGGGGATTGCCCCTGACTCCCGTGGTGGTGGTATGGGAGATGTGGGCGCGGCTACAGATCCGGATGTGAACTCCCAATTCTGGAACCCGGCAAAGTATCCGTTTACTATCAGCCGTGCCGGAGTGGCGGTTTCATATACTCCCTGGTTGCGTAAGCTGGTGAATGATATTGACTTGGCATATCTGGCAGGGTACTATCGCATCGGAGATTATCAGGCAGTCAGCGGTTCTTTGCGCTATTTTTCTTTGGGGGAAGTACCCGTGGGATATACCGGTGACGAGAATTCTCCGGGATATACGATTAAACCTTATGAGATGGCGGTGGATATAGCTTACTCACGTATGCTTTCCGAGCGTTTCTCTGCAGCGGTTGCATTACGGTATATTTACTCCGACTTGGCATACAGGGAAGACGAAGAAGTTTCTGCCGGTTCCGCTTTTGCTGCCGACATTGCCTTCTATTATACAAATTACGTCATACTTGCCCAGCGTGAGTGCATGCTTTCTTTCGGATTGAATGCTTCTAATATCGGTACGAAGATTTCTTATGATAGCGGTAATACCAGTCGGTTCCTGCCTACTAACTTGCGTTTGGGTGCTTCTTTACTGTTCCCGATAGATGATTACAATACAATTGGAGTTAGTTTCGACGCCAATAAATATATGGTTCCCACCCGTCCTATCCGTGGAGAAGACGAGTCACAGGAAGAATATGAAGAACGTCTGGACCGTGATTATAATGATATCTCACCCATTAAGGGTATTTTCAAATCTTTCAGTGATGCTCCCGGTGGTTTCAAGGAAGAACTGCAGGAGATACAATGGTCGTTGGGATTGGAATATACCTATCATGAACAGTTCTCCATTCGTGGTGGTTACCATTGGGAACATGAGAACAAAGGAAACCGCAAGTATTTCTCTTTCGGAGCAGGTTTCAAGATGAGCGTGTTTTCACTGGATGCTGCTTATCTGGTATCTACAGCACAGAGCAATCCACTCGACCAGACACTTCGCTTCACGTTAGGTTTCGACCTTGACGGAATAAAGGACTTGTTCGGACGTCGTAGAAGATAA